A genomic region of Deltaproteobacteria bacterium contains the following coding sequences:
- a CDS encoding type II toxin-antitoxin system PemK/MazF family toxin — protein MPSYSKNEVVLVRYPFSDLTSTKVRPAVIANTSHSSQDILLVPLTSKTTGLLAGEFMLADWKGAGLNVETAAKRGIFTIHERLVLKRVGRLITKDAEKLEASLREWLGLH, from the coding sequence ATGCCGAGCTACTCGAAAAATGAGGTTGTGCTCGTACGCTATCCCTTCTCGGATCTGACGAGTACTAAGGTTCGTCCTGCTGTCATCGCCAATACGTCCCATTCGTCGCAAGATATACTCCTCGTTCCACTCACGAGCAAAACGACAGGATTACTAGCCGGTGAGTTCATGCTCGCGGACTGGAAAGGAGCAGGCTTGAACGTCGAGACCGCTGCCAAGCGTGGAATCTTTACTATTCATGAACGGCTCGTGCTCAAGAGAGTGGGGAGACTAATCACAAAGGACGCTGAAAAGTTAGAAGCCTCGTTACGAGAGTGGTTGGGCCTGCACTAA
- a CDS encoding NUDIX domain-containing protein yields MPLSEYLRNLRRHVGKELLLMPSVTAIVFDERERVLLARHGDTGQWVAPGGSIEPHETPANAVVREAFEETGLLVEPTQILGVFGGPEFEVVYANGDRVTYVMTVFECQVLSGTLAPDKTETLELQYIGATEFDRVNLAPWAKVVLPEICRRKGQPYFAPATWYPK; encoded by the coding sequence ATGCCGCTCTCGGAGTACCTCAGGAATCTGCGCCGCCATGTTGGCAAGGAGTTACTGCTCATGCCCTCAGTGACGGCCATCGTCTTTGATGAACGGGAGCGCGTTCTCCTCGCCAGGCACGGGGACACCGGCCAGTGGGTCGCCCCGGGTGGCAGTATTGAACCGCATGAGACCCCCGCAAATGCCGTGGTCCGAGAAGCCTTTGAAGAGACCGGGCTCCTCGTCGAGCCGACTCAGATTCTCGGCGTCTTTGGCGGTCCGGAGTTTGAGGTTGTGTATGCCAACGGCGACCGCGTGACCTATGTCATGACGGTCTTTGAGTGCCAAGTGCTCAGCGGTACGCTCGCCCCCGATAAGACGGAGACCTTGGAGCTGCAATACATTGGGGCAACTGAATTTGATCGAGTCAATCTGGCTCCGTGGGCAAAGGTGGTACTCCCGGAGATCTGCAGAAGAAAGGGACAGCCGTACTTCGCGCCGGCGACTTGGTACCCGAAATAG
- a CDS encoding toll/interleukin-1 receptor domain-containing protein, with amino-acid sequence MGRRRRVYISSNLTPRDGLMAFTFGVSLIAALLFRQKMDMDSPQRLTASTHDVFISYSRTPAENLEWVSKHVVSQLEKAGLGVWFDKKSLFLGTSWYEKIAQGIQGSRYFIPIYSADCFKKDFCRVELELAAIRRAHETAFILPLARVKTDIPPGYQHINFIDVNERPDFINVVLEAVKTSAKPD; translated from the coding sequence ATGGGGCGACGGCGACGCGTCTATATCTCAAGCAACTTGACACCCCGGGATGGATTAATGGCGTTCACGTTCGGAGTGTCGCTGATCGCTGCGTTGTTGTTCCGTCAAAAGATGGACATGGACAGTCCGCAGCGCCTCACTGCCAGTACCCACGATGTGTTCATCAGTTATTCCCGCACGCCCGCTGAGAACCTGGAATGGGTGAGCAAACACGTTGTGTCGCAGCTAGAGAAGGCAGGGCTGGGAGTCTGGTTCGACAAGAAGAGCCTCTTCCTTGGCACCTCGTGGTACGAGAAGATCGCGCAAGGGATTCAGGGCAGCCGCTACTTCATCCCGATCTATTCAGCCGACTGTTTCAAGAAGGACTTCTGCCGGGTCGAACTGGAGCTTGCCGCCATCCGCCGCGCGCACGAAACAGCGTTCATTCTACCGTTGGCGCGGGTCAAAACCGACATTCCTCCTGGATACCAGCACATCAACTTTATCGACGTGAACGAGCGGCCAGACTTCATCAATGTGGTACTGGAGGCAGTGAAGACGTCGGCGAAGCCAGACTGA
- a CDS encoding transcriptional repressor produces MKEQGLKATSQREDIAQVFFSADRHISVEELYSEVRRLNPRVGYATVYRTMKLLKECGLAEERHFADGQARFEKLEGEQHHDHLICERCGRIVEFTQPQIETLQEEVARRFGFVASTHKMEIYGICQDCREGRGSRAANVGDH; encoded by the coding sequence ATTAAAGAGCAAGGACTCAAAGCGACCTCACAACGTGAGGACATCGCTCAGGTCTTTTTCTCTGCCGATCGGCACATCAGCGTTGAAGAGCTGTACAGCGAAGTGCGTCGTCTCAATCCACGCGTAGGGTACGCTACCGTCTACCGCACGATGAAACTGCTAAAAGAGTGCGGCCTGGCAGAAGAGCGACACTTTGCTGATGGGCAAGCGCGATTTGAAAAGCTTGAAGGCGAGCAGCATCATGACCATCTGATTTGCGAGCGCTGTGGGCGTATCGTCGAATTTACTCAGCCGCAAATCGAAACCCTGCAAGAAGAAGTTGCGCGCCGATTCGGGTTTGTCGCTTCTACGCACAAGATGGAAATCTACGGTATTTGCCAGGATTGTAGAGAAGGACGGGGCTCTCGCGCCGCGAACGTGGGTGATCATTAA
- a CDS encoding universal stress protein translates to MIKHILLALDGSDHARTALQYGLWLAERFQAELSGLHVIDIVSVEGPFFQDISGALGFEPYLDVTGKVRQALHERGQQLIDEFTITCRERRIPCESQLVTGVIANEICDHARTSDLVVIGHRGANERFSTGLLGGTAESVTRKSPRPVFITPKQFQPITNPLLAYDGSPRASTAMHLAAEFCVALQLPLTVLSVAPREKTGDGKLLEEARHYLNSYGISLTLLHAIGHANQQIIETIKERSHNLLFIGAYGHSRIIEMVLGSTTEYVLRNAPCPVFLSR, encoded by the coding sequence ATGATTAAACACATCCTTCTTGCCCTCGACGGTTCTGACCATGCGCGTACTGCACTTCAATATGGATTGTGGCTGGCGGAACGCTTTCAGGCCGAACTGTCAGGCCTCCATGTTATTGATATCGTTTCAGTAGAAGGACCGTTCTTTCAGGATATTTCTGGAGCTTTAGGATTTGAGCCGTACCTCGACGTTACCGGAAAAGTCCGGCAAGCCTTGCACGAACGTGGCCAGCAACTGATTGACGAATTCACTATAACCTGTCGCGAACGACGTATTCCTTGTGAAAGCCAACTTGTGACTGGGGTTATCGCCAATGAAATTTGCGACCACGCACGAACCAGCGATCTCGTTGTGATTGGCCATCGTGGCGCCAACGAGCGCTTTTCTACCGGACTGCTAGGCGGCACAGCAGAAAGTGTCACACGTAAAAGCCCACGCCCGGTCTTTATTACACCAAAGCAATTTCAACCGATCACCAATCCACTACTTGCCTATGACGGCAGTCCACGCGCCAGCACTGCTATGCACTTGGCCGCGGAGTTTTGTGTCGCTCTCCAGCTTCCACTTACCGTGCTTTCCGTTGCACCGCGCGAAAAGACTGGCGACGGGAAACTTCTCGAAGAAGCACGACATTATCTCAATTCGTACGGGATCTCGCTGACCCTTCTCCATGCGATCGGCCACGCCAATCAACAGATCATCGAGACGATCAAAGAACGCAGCCATAACTTGTTATTCATTGGTGCCTACGGCCATAGTCGGATCATCGAAATGGTCCTTGGCAGTACCACTGAGTACGTGCTGCGCAATGCACCGTGTCCGGTGTTTTTGTCGAGATAG
- the hpnH gene encoding adenosyl-hopene transferase HpnH: MRYPLHVTTDMMKWQAKNKLQGRKRYPVVLMLEPLYTCNLECVGCSPERHSGELKDRLTLSQCLQAVDEAGAPVVSICGGEPTVYPELPELVAETIARKRHVIVCTNAILLERFYSKAQPHKRLTINVHLDGMRETHDFVCARAGVFDKAIEMIKEGKRRGYTVCTNTTVYRETKMEEIEELFALLTTLGIDNMLVSPGYHYEKVQQNHFLFRQEIHQKFKKVLELSKQYRLGSTPLFLEFAAGEREYPCTPWGNVTRTPFGWKGPCYLIGEKYYKTWDEFWNGVDWSYWEQRIDTRCHDCLMHSGFEASVARTFPESPQDMWKMAKWMFS; this comes from the coding sequence ATGCGGTACCCACTACATGTAACGACAGACATGATGAAGTGGCAGGCCAAGAACAAGCTGCAAGGCCGGAAACGCTACCCGGTCGTGTTGATGCTTGAGCCACTGTATACCTGCAATCTGGAATGTGTTGGCTGTTCGCCAGAACGTCATTCCGGTGAGTTGAAAGATCGACTGACACTTTCGCAATGCTTACAAGCCGTTGATGAAGCTGGTGCTCCGGTTGTCTCTATCTGTGGTGGCGAACCCACTGTCTATCCAGAGCTTCCTGAACTCGTAGCGGAGACCATCGCCCGCAAACGGCATGTGATCGTGTGTACCAACGCGATCCTCCTTGAACGGTTCTACAGCAAAGCCCAACCTCATAAGCGATTGACGATTAACGTCCACCTCGATGGTATGCGCGAAACCCATGATTTCGTCTGTGCACGTGCTGGCGTGTTCGACAAAGCCATCGAAATGATCAAGGAAGGGAAACGTCGCGGATACACGGTCTGCACCAACACGACGGTCTATCGCGAGACCAAGATGGAAGAAATCGAGGAGTTGTTTGCGCTCCTCACCACGCTTGGCATTGATAACATGCTGGTGTCGCCTGGGTATCATTACGAAAAAGTCCAGCAGAATCACTTTCTCTTCCGGCAAGAGATTCATCAGAAATTCAAAAAAGTCCTGGAACTCTCGAAGCAATATCGTCTTGGTTCGACGCCATTGTTTCTTGAGTTCGCGGCTGGTGAACGTGAATATCCCTGTACGCCGTGGGGCAATGTGACGCGCACGCCGTTTGGCTGGAAAGGCCCCTGCTATTTGATCGGCGAGAAGTATTACAAAACCTGGGATGAGTTCTGGAATGGTGTTGACTGGAGCTACTGGGAGCAACGTATCGATACCCGGTGCCATGATTGCTTGATGCATTCTGGCTTTGAAGCTTCAGTCGCTCGCACCTTCCCCGAAAGTCCACAGGATATGTGGAAGATGGCGAAGTGGATGTTTTCATGA